One Bradyrhizobium zhanjiangense DNA segment encodes these proteins:
- a CDS encoding cupin domain-containing protein — protein MEVITSISEFKPGDTSMLHIHHGEESFYVLEGGTIELPDGKQVPFSTGIASTALSRLLATRR, from the coding sequence ATGGAGGTCATTACAAGCATCTCCGAGTTCAAGCCCGGCGACACTTCGATGCTCCATATTCATCATGGAGAAGAGTCATTTTACGTTTTGGAAGGTGGCACCATTGAGCTTCCCGACGGCAAACAAGTACCCTTTTCAACGGGCATCGCTTCCACGGCGCTTTCAAGGTTGTTGGCGACAAGACGATAA